agcaaaaaaaatccaacctccccaataattaattaatttattatgtGTTTATTTAAGCATAACCAAAACGGCCCTCTCGAAAAGATGGGCATTATATCTAGGGTGCGTTGCCTGGTTTTGCTCAGTATTTACACCGACCGTTGCTTATTATGAATTATGTCGAGGCTTAAAGATTTGCATTGAAGCGAGGGGGGGCACTCTAAAGCGTAGTGTTATCGACTGTCTAGCATACCTGTTTATTTGAAAGCCTAAATGATAAAATTATGGTTTatagaagggagggaggaggataACAAATGCTGTTTCTCTTACAATGTGCATGAACTAACACAGTGTGATTAATGTGCTTTGGTGACTTGGGTTAAAAAACATAAATTCTGCAGGGTTTCTTTGGGTGTGATCCTTATCaacacagcagctgcctctAAAGCGTTGACAAACACTGTAACCATGAAATAAATGTAGGTAATGTCAAAATCTCAGCAGTCTTtggggatttttaaaaaaagatgttggTGATTAACTCTTGGGCTTGCAAACTGGGAATCTTTTGATTCATAAAATTTCTGAGGGTTTAGCTGTAAAATTATATATGCTACCAAATATAAGGGGCACCGGTCAGTTCTGAAACTGTAATAAGCCAAATCTGTGAAATGCCAATAATCAATCATGCTAAACagtaagtataaaaaaaaaaagcaagcctcatgatttttaaaaacaaacaatagTACTCAAATTTACAACTTCATTTGGTTCTCCATAAATTAACATCTTTGTTAGCACTTTCTGACATCATTCCTTGTTAACTTAAGAACTGATAGCtcgattttttttcagatattttgatGGCATGACAAATCAGAAAGAAGAGGATGTACTGTATGACTAGACACAAGATCAGTTCTGTTTGTGGATTACATTTTCAGTAAGATGTATGGatctattttttccttgttcttatATATAGATCATGAGACTTGACTGAGGCAATATACAtatcatccatccatctatggCGAACTACAGCCATGCAGCTGACAACATTTTACAAAATCTCTCTCCTTTAACAGCTTTCCTGAAACTGACTTCACTGGGTTTCATAATAGGAGTCAGTGTGGTGGGTAACCTTCTGATCTCCATTTTGCTAGTCAAAGATAAGACCTTGCATAGAGCTCCTTACTACTTCCTGTTGGATCTTTGCTGCTCAGATATCCTCAGATCTGCAATTTGTTTCCCGTTTGTTTTCACCTCTGTAAAAAATGGCTCTACTTGGACGTATGGGACTCTTACTTGCAAAGTGATCGcctttttgggggttttgtccTGCTTTCACACTGCTTTCATGTTATTCTGCATAAGCGTCACCAGATACCTAGCTATTGCCCACCACCGTTTTTATACAAAGAGACTGACCTTCTGGACCTGTTTGGCTGTTATCTGTATGGTGTGGACCCTCTCTGTAGCCATGGCTTTCCCCCCAGTTTTAGATGTGGGCACCTACTCGTTCATTAGGGAGGAAGACCAATGCACTTTCCAGCATCGTTCCTTCAGGGCTAATGATTCCTTGGGATTTATGCTTCTTCTTGCCCTTATCCTCCTAGCCACACAGCTTGTCTACCTCAAGCTGATATTTTTTGTTCACGATCGCAGGAAAATGAAGCCAGTCCAGTTTGTTGCAGCAGTGAGCCAGAACTGGACTTTTCATGGTCCCGGAGCAAGCGGTCAAGCAGCTGCTAATTGGCTGGCTGGATTTGGAAGGGGTCCCACACCTCCAACCTTGTTGGGAATCAGGCAAAACGCGAACACCACAGGCAGGAGAAGGCTACTGGTTTTAGATGAGTTCAAAATGGAGAAGAGAATCAGCAGAATGTTCTACATCATGACATTCCTCTTTCTGACCTTGTGGGGTCCCTATTTGGTAGCCTGTTACTGGAGAGTTTTTGCAAGAGGGCCTGTAGTACCAGGGGGATTTCTAACAGCCGCTGTCTGGATGAGTTTTGCCCAAGCTGGAATCAATCCTTTTGTCTGCATTTTCTCCAACAGGGAGCTGAGGCGCTGTTTCAGCACAACCCTTCTTTACTGCAGAAAATCCAGGTTACCAAGGGAACCTTACTGTGTTATATGAGGGAGCATCTGTAAATCTTTAGCCTTGTGAAACAGTACCATTCTCTGCTAAGCAATTGTGGCCTGTAGCCATGTCTtgagaagaaaatcaagaaTGGGATGTCAGCAGTTGTAAGGATTTGGGCAACATTCTGCAGTCTTTGCAATAGCTCACCTCTAATCCTGTTTTAAACCTAAACATGTTCCTGCTGACCACTGCTGAAGGTTTGTAATTAAGAACAAAGGACTGAACTACTGCCCTGAATTCCTTTATGTGGTTGAAATCTAGATTATGAAAGTAGCAGGTGCTAAGTATCAGTGCTAAATGCTGTGTATATCACTACATAAAATAAGACCATCAAAAAGATTTGCATTGGACATCTTAATAAATTAAGTTGATATGAGGTTAATGTGTTGATAAAACTAATTTTAGACATCTGAAGAcctttaaaacatttcatacAATTATTGTTTTGCAAAGACTGAAAACTGGGGACTCAAGTACTGTAACTGATTAAAGATGTGCCATGCATTATTGGATTATCACACTTACAAATCTGTTTGCCTTGTGAGTAAGTTTTGGGGAGCATTCCAAAGCAGTATTTTTGTTCAATTTagactttacttttttttttttcctttcccaaacgTATTACTCTTTCTAAATACCATTTTCCTTAACAGTGAAATTACTAGCATTTAACTGTATTCTGTGGTTTTTGCTGATTTGATATAAAGTTTAATAGActcttatttatattttttaaaaagctagaTATCAGTCTGTTAGGCAACGTTAATGATAATATCCAGTCGTAATTGAACAGTTATAATTATACAGAATAAACACATGTTGCCTTAAAGGTTTATCTAGTATCTTCCATTTTGTTTAGCATTGAAGCAAATAAGCAAGGAAAATTGAATCAATAACTCTGGTCAGTCATTTGGGAGTGCATGAAAGATCACTTagtcctcttttcctttttactccAATGGTTCCCAAAATCAATATGCACATCACTGGGATGATATGATTTTTTCTAGGTGTGCCGCCCTTTCTAGTTTGTTCTGAGAAACACAGGCAGTTGatgtatgtttatattttaagaCAGCTGTCATGGGGAGACCGCAGCCTTAGTATGATATCTTGCACAATTTGTGAAGCATTTATTCTACTGAAGGCACAGTCTTGTTTATATTTTCTGCACATTTTGGTGTATTggttgttttaaattatttaagtttTAACTTGTGAAAGCATATAATATGATTTCTTAGTATTTTAGAAATACATTAGAGTCTGTGAGTCTTTCCTTCTTTAAGATACAGATGTGTGGATTTCAATATAAAGTTGCATTTGCCAAAATTTACCTGTGTAGCTTGTTAATTTTCTTGGaataaaattttacatttttccagTTATACAAttaacctttttttattttgtctagTGAGCTAGCATGAAGTACTGCGAATGTAGCCATTATGAATTATTATCCTTTGCAGTCACTGTATTCCCAAACTGTAAATGCATGAATGATGGGGACCACAGGATTGATAAATGATATTATCTACAGTAACACTATTGTGTAGTTTATCATAATTACCCATCTATCTGTTCTAATATGTCAGTTATATTTAAAGTTACAACACAGTATTTGACATTAACTTCACAGtttaattttggaaaatgtGTATATTTGAAGCACAACATCATGAGTTGGTCAGTCATAAAGAACAtggatttttcttaatttttggaGAGACAAGACTGGAGGTCTTAATTCAGTATTGGTATATCTTGTCCTTTGTTGTAGTTTTATGGCCAGCAAGttaatatatacatacacaagCAGCAGTCGATAATGGAAATGCTTAAATTTGTATGATAACATTACACAACATATGCAACAATTCAGAGAGTTGTGTCTATATGTGATCAGACAACTTGATCAAAGATTTAGTGAGCAATCTGTTTGACCTCACTTATACTTTTATACTGAGGTTGATTGGTTGAGAGGCATGGCTTTATATACTgtgttgaaacagaaaaattgctAAAATAATGAGTCCTCATCAGTACAA
This genomic window from Phaenicophaeus curvirostris isolate KB17595 chromosome 1, BPBGC_Pcur_1.0, whole genome shotgun sequence contains:
- the GPR85 gene encoding probable G-protein coupled receptor 85, producing the protein MANYSHAADNILQNLSPLTAFLKLTSLGFIIGVSVVGNLLISILLVKDKTLHRAPYYFLLDLCCSDILRSAICFPFVFTSVKNGSTWTYGTLTCKVIAFLGVLSCFHTAFMLFCISVTRYLAIAHHRFYTKRLTFWTCLAVICMVWTLSVAMAFPPVLDVGTYSFIREEDQCTFQHRSFRANDSLGFMLLLALILLATQLVYLKLIFFVHDRRKMKPVQFVAAVSQNWTFHGPGASGQAAANWLAGFGRGPTPPTLLGIRQNANTTGRRRLLVLDEFKMEKRISRMFYIMTFLFLTLWGPYLVACYWRVFARGPVVPGGFLTAAVWMSFAQAGINPFVCIFSNRELRRCFSTTLLYCRKSRLPREPYCVI